In Amblyraja radiata isolate CabotCenter1 chromosome 10, sAmbRad1.1.pri, whole genome shotgun sequence, one DNA window encodes the following:
- the rps8 gene encoding 40S ribosomal protein S8 has translation MGISRNNWHKRRKTGGKRKPYHKKRKYELGRPPANTKIGPRRIHSVRVRGGNKKYRALRLDAGNYSWGSECCTRKTRIIDVVYNASNNELVRTKTLVKNCIVQIDSTPFRQWYESHFAIPLGRKKGAKLTPEEEEILNKKRSKKIQKKYEDRRKNAKINLLLEEQFQQGKLLACIASRPGQCGRADGYVLEGKELEFYLRKIKAKKGK, from the exons ATGG GTATATCCCGGAATAACTGGCATAAGCGCCGCAAGACTGGAGGTAAAAGGAAGCCATACCATAAAAAAAGGAAGTATGAACTCGGACGTCCTCCTGCAAATACCAAG ATTGGGCCACGTCGTATCCACTCAGTGAGAGTCCGTGGTGGGAATAAAAAATATCGGGCGTTGAGGTTGGATGCTGGAAACTACTCCTGGGGTTCTGAGT GTTGTACGCGAAAGACCAGGATCATTGATGTAGTGTACAATGCCTCCAACAATGAATTGGTCAGGACAAAAACATTAGTAAAGAACTGTATTGTTCAGATTGACAGCACTCCTTTCAGGCAGTGGTATGAATCTCACTTTGCCATTCCTCTTGGTCGGAAGAAGGGTGCCAAGCTG ACACCTGAAGAGGAAGAAATTCTGAACAAGAAGAGGTCAAAGAAAATTCAGAAGAAATATGAAGACCGAAGAAAGAATGCAAAAATCAACTTGTTGCTAGAAGAACAATTCCAGCAGGGGAAATTGCTTg cTTGCATAGCTTCAAGACCTGGTCAGTGTGGCAGAGCTGATGGCTACGTTCTTGAAGGAAAAGAGCTTGAATTCTACCTGAGGAAAATCAAAGCCAAAAAGGGCAAATAG